Below is a window of Alphaproteobacteria bacterium DNA.
GTATTTATAAGGGGTTACAATTTTATCGCGCGCAAAATTTTGAAATTTTAGAATATGCCGTTTATGGTATTATTTTTTCTTTTATTGCAGGGTTAATGACCATATCTCTCATGATGCAATGGATGAGCCGATACAATTTTAAATATATTGTTTTATACCGCATTATTTTGGGTTTGTTTATTTTATTCGTTGCACACTTACAAACACCACAAGAAAAAAGTCAGAATTCTCAATGTATTAAAGATACAACCATTTCATTAAATAAATTCTAAATACTATTTTTGGTATAAAATCCACCTGATTTATATCTTTTTATATAATGTGGTACAATTGTTTCTAAAGCTGCTGGATTAATTCCTAAATCTGTTATTTTCAGAAAATTGTCACTCAGAATATTATCATAACGAAGCGACTTAACTTGATCATAAGTCAAGAGAGGGTTAGGTAATTTTTCTAGAAAGAAAGCCTCCAAATAAGCGGCCCAAAACGGTAAAGGTACGATTAAGCGACGACGGTTTATAACTAATAAAACAAATTCGACTAATTCTTTTAATGTATAAATTTTATATCCAGCTAATTCATAAATTTGATCTGATTTTTGGAAAAATAAATCATCTTTTATAATCTTACCTACAGCTTTTGCTATATCATGGACATAAATTGGCTGTAATTTTGTGTGAGCACCCACTAAAGGTAAAATTGGTAAAAACGTTGATAATTTTGCAAATAAATTAAAAAATTTATCCTCGGCTCCAAA
It encodes the following:
- a CDS encoding complex I NDUFA9 subunit family protein, producing MNKNITIFGGSGFIGRYIIQELARQDWSIRVIVRHLDKALFLRTFGIPGQINLVSCNIFDPKAVESVIQGSYIVINLLGILYENKKQTFHNIHVKFPEILAKSALKDNLKRIIHVSALGIDNNFSSYAKTKKEGENIIKHGIPESIILRPSVVFGAEDKFFNLFAKLSTFLPILPLVGAHTKLQPIYVHDIAKAVGKIIKDDLFFQKSDQIYELAGYKIYTLKELVEFVLLVINRRRLIVPLPFWAAYLEAFFLEKLPNPLLTYDQVKSLRYDNILSDNFLKITDLGINPAALETIVPHYIKRYKSGGFYTKNSI